CGACGACGCGCTGTGGGGGACGCGCGCGCTCGTGGATCAGCCGGCGACGGTGCGCGACGTCCACCGCCGCTACGTGGCGGCGGGCTGTGACGTGATCACGACCGACACGTGGGGCCTGCCCTCTGCGCTGCGTGACAACGGTCCCGACCTGTGGTCGTCGTCCCGGCCGGTGCACTGGATGGACATCGCCAGACGCGGCGTCCGGGTCGCGCGTGACGCCATCGCGGCCGAGGACGCCGCTGGCCGCTGCGCGGTGGCGTTCTCGCTCAACGCCGATCTCGACGGCCCCAACGCCGCGGACACGGTGCAGTTGCTCTCGCGGGCGTTCGCTGACGCGCCGCCGGACCTGCTGCTCTTCGAGACGCTGTCGCTCGTGCGCCCGTCGTTGTTCGCGACGGTCGAGGCCATGGTGGGCACCGGGCTGGTCGTCTGGCTGTCGTTCCGACGGTGCCGCGAGGGCATGTGCGGGGTGTTCGGACAGCACTGGGGTGGTCCTGAGGGCGACACGTTCGGACGCGCGGCCCGGAGGTTCGCCGAGATGGGTGTCAGCGCCCTTCTGGTCAACTGCATCCCGCCCGATCACGTCGACGGCATGGTGTCGTACCTCCGCGACTTCACCGACATGCCGCTGGGCGTGTACCCGAACCTGGGGTACCTGACCGACGACGGCTGGTACTTCGACCCCGGCATCGACGGCGCCGCGTACGCCGAGCTCGCGCTGCGGTGGCGTGAGGAGGGAGCGCAGATCATCGGTGGGTGCTGCGGGGTCGGTCCCGAGCACATCGCGGCTACGCGCGAGCGCCTGGAAGGCACGACAGCGGGTTCGGTGGTCCGCCCCTCGCCGTTCGCCCGCGATCCGGACGCCGTCCCGGAGCCGGTCGAGTGGACCGACCGTCGTGGCCGTCGGCTCTATCCGCTGCAGTTCCCGGACCTCATCGTCGACGAGGGGGTGTTCGCGCCCACCGAGGGATCGCTGCTGGTCTGGCGCCATCTGTTCGACCACGGCGTCGGCGAGGGACGGCGCTGTCTGGACGTCGGGTGCGGGGCCGGGCTGCAGGGCATCCAACTGGCGCTCAACGGCGCGGCACACGTCCACGCGATCGATCTGGATCCCCGGGCGGTCGACAACACGTTGACCAACGCGTTCCGCAACGGCGTGGCGGACCGGATGACCGCGGCGACGATCGACTTGTACCCGTGGGTGCCCGAGGTTCGCTACGACGTCATCGTCGCCAGCCTCTATCAGACACCCGTCGATCCGTTCGGGCAGCTGACCAGCCACCGGCCCTTCGACTACTGGGGTCGCAACGCGGTCGACCACATGCTCGGCCGGCTACCCGACGCGTTGGCCGCCGACGGCGTCGCCTACGTGCTGCACCTGTCGATCCTGTCGCAGCGCCGCACGATGGAACTGCTCGCCGATCTCGGCCTGGCATGCGAGGTCGCCGACTACGAGTTCTTCCCGATCACCGAGCACTTCGCGCAGGCGATGCCCCAGATCAACAAGGTCGTGGCGCAGTCCGACGCGCACCTGCTGGACATCGGCGGGAGCCGGTCGATCATCGCCTACCTGCTGGCCGTACGCCACGCCTGATCCGCCGGCGCGGTCGCTGCCATGGCGGTCAGCTGACCAGGCGGCGCAGCGCGTCCGCGCGGTTCGTCGCCTCCCAGGGGAAGTCGGCGGCGGACCGGCCGAAGTGGCCGTACGCGGCCGTCGGCGCGAAGATCGGCCGCCGCAGGCCGAGGTCGCGGATGATCGCGGCGGGACGCAGGTCGAACACCTCGTGCACGGCGGCGAGGATCACGTCCGGGTCGGCCGTCTCGGTGCCGAACGTGGTCAGGCCGACGCTCACCGGTTGTGCCATGCCGATCGCGTAGGCGACCTGTAGCTCGGCGCGCTCGGCCAGTCCGGCGGCCACGACGTTCTTGGCGACCCACCGCGCAGCGTAGGCGGCCGACCGGTCGACCTTGGTGGCGTCCTTGCCGCTGAACGCTCCGCCGCCGTGGCGCGCCATGCCGCCGTACGTGTCGACGATGATCTTGCGTCCGGTGAGCCCGGCGTCGGCGCTCGGACCGCCCAGCACGAACTTGCCGCTGGGATTGACGATGACGTCGTTGGGCTCCCACGGCGTGTGATCGGGGATCACGGGCGTGATCACGTGCTTGACCAGGTCGGCTGTCAACTCGTCGTTGTCGTCGACCTCCGGGGCGTGCTGTGTGGAGATCAGCACGCGGGCGACGCGCACCGGGCGGCCCTGGTCGTACTCGATGGTGACCTGGGTCTTGCCGTCGGCGCGCAGATACCCGAGCGTCCCGTCCCTGCGGACGTCGGCGAGCCTTTCGGCCAGGCGGTGGGCGAGGTGGATCGGCATGGGCATCAGCGCGTCCGTCTCGCGACACGCGTAGCCGAACATCATGCCCTGGTCGCCCGCGCCGAGCTCGTCGAGCTCGTCGTCGGCGTCGCCGTCGCGGGCCTCGTAGGCGTTGTCGACGCCACCGGCGATGTCGGACGACTGCTCGTCGATGGCGACGAACACCCCGCACGTGTTGCCGTCGAACCCGGCATGGGGGCTGTCGTAGCCGATGTCGATGATGGTCCTGCGTGCGACGCTCGCGATGTCGACGTAGCTGTTCGTCGAGATCTCCCCTGTCACCACCACGAAGCCGGTGCTGACCAGCGTCTCACACGCCACACGTGCGTTCGCCGGATCCGGGTCGGCCGCGAGGACCGCATCGAGGACCGCGTCGGACACCTGGTCGGCGACCTTGTCGGGGTGGCCCTCGGTGACGGACTCGGACGTGAACAACTTCAGGTCTGACATCGGCCTGCTCCTTGCATCGGCGTCGACCCGCGCCGCGCCCGTCGAGCGCGCGGCCCCGCCGTGTCGACCGGGCGCCGACCGTCCCTGCGGCCGGCTGGCTGCCTAGTAGCGGTACTGATCCGACTTGTAGGGGCCCTCGACGTCGCGGTCGAGGTAGACCGCCTGCTCCTTGGTCAGCTCGGTCAACCGCGCGCCGAGCTTGTCGAGGTGCAGGCGCGCCACCTGCTCGTCGAGTCGCTTGGGCAGCACGTACACGTCCAGGTCGTACTCCTCCTGGCGCGTGTGCAGCTCGATCTGGGCCATGACCTGGTTGGAGAAGCTGGCCGACATCACGAAGCTCGGATGCCCGGTCGCGCACGCCAGGTTCAGCAGCCGTCCCTCGGCCAGCACGATGATCGCGTGGCCGTCGGGGAAGACCCACTGGTCGACCGTCGGCTTGACGCTGACCTTGGTGATCCCGTCGAGCTTGGCCAGCTCCGCGATCTGGATCTCGTTGTCGAAGTGGCCGATGTTGCCCAGGATCGCCCCGTGCTTCATCGCGGCCATGTGGTCGACCGTGATGATGTCGCGGTTGCCGGTCGCGGTGATGAAGATGTCGGCGGTCTCGACGACGTCCTCGACCCGTGCGACCTGGTAGCCCTCCATCGCCGCCTGCAGCGCGTTGATCGGGTCGATCTCGGTGATGACCACGCGGGCGCCCTGACCGCGCAGCGCCTGCGCGCAGCCCTTGCCGACGTCGCCGTAGCCGCAGACGACCGCCACCTTGCCGGACAGCATCACGTCGGTCGCGCGGTTCAGGCCGTCGATCAGGGAGTGCCGGCAGCCGTAGAGGTTGTCGAACTTGCTCTTGGTGACCGAGTCGTTGACGTTGATGGCGGGGAACAGCAGCGTCCCGGCGTTGCGTCGCTGGTAGAGCCGGTGCACGCCCGTCGTGGTCTCCTCCGACACGCCGACGATGTCGCTGGCGATCGTCGTCCAGCGCTGGGCGTCCTCCTGGAGGCCGGCGCGCAGCTGTTCGAGGATCACCGCCTCCTCCGCCGACTCCGCGGCCGACGCCGGCGGTACCGCACCGGCCTTCTCGTACTCGACGCCCTTGTGGACCAGCAGCGTGGCGTCGCCGCCGTCGTCGAGCAGCAGCGTCGGTCCGGCGTGGTCCGGCCAGTCGAACGTCCGGTCGATGCACCACCAGTACTCCTCGAGCGTCTCGCCCTTCCAGGCGAACACCGGGACGCCCCGTGGCTCGTCAGGGGTGCCGTCAGGGCCGACGACGACGGCGGCCGCCGCGCTGTCCTGCGTCGAGAAGATGTTGCACGACGCCCAGCGGATCTCGGCGCCCAATGCCGCGAGCGTCTCGATCAGCACCGCCGTCTGCACGGTCATGTGCAGCGAGCCGGTGATCCGCGCGCCTGCGAGCGGTTGCTGTGCCGCGTACTGCTCACGCAGCGCCATCAGGCCGGGCATCTCGTCCTCGGCCAGCGCGATCTCTCGGCGGCCCAGCGCGGCCAACCCGAGGTCGGCGACGCGGTGGTCGGACGCGGCGAGTTGGGGACGGTGGTGCACGACGTTGCCTTCCTTGCCGGTGTGTTCTGGTGTGCTGGTGTGACGGCGGGCCGGCGCGCCGGGCTCGTGATCGGGCGCCACCGGAGGCACGCGTGCGCCCCGATCAGGGTATCGCGCCGGGATTGACGCGATACGCCACCCGGCCGTGGTTCAGCCGCCGGCGATGTGGTTCGGACACGACGGACACCGCCGGTGGTGTCCGTGACGTCCGATTCGGATCGCTCGCCGACCGCGGTGGCCTCGCAGCGCCCGGATGACCCCGGGACGCCCGGACGCCGCGGTCAGTCAGCGCCCAGTTCGGCGAACCCCGGCTTGATCACGTCGTTGATCAGTGCGAGCCGGTCGGCGAACGGCCAGAACGCGCTCTTCATCGCGTTGACCGTCAACCAGCGCAACTCGTTGATGCCGAGGTCGAAGGTCTGCGACACGGCCGCCAGCTCGGAGCTCAATGTGACGCCGCTCATGAGCCGGTTGTCGGTGTTGACCGTCACGCGGAAGCGGAGGCGACGCAGCAGGTCGATCGGGTGCTCCGCGAGGGAGGGCGCAGCCCGCGTGTGGACATTGGACGTCGGACACATCTCCAGCGGGATTCGGCGGTCCCGCACGAACGCCGCCAGCTTGCCCAGTGTCGGTGGGTCGGTCGTCGTGTCGATGTCATCGACGATCCGTACGCCGTGGCCCAGCCGCTCGGCGCCGCAGAACTGCACCGCCTCCCAGATCGAGCGCAACCCGAAGGACTCGCCGGCGTGGATCGTGATGTGGGAGTTCTCGCGCTGGATCAGGTGGAACGCATCGAGGTGGCGGGTGGGCGGGTACCCCGCCTCGGCACCGGCGATGTCGAAGCCGACGACGCCGTCGTCGCGCCAGCGGGGGACGAGCTCGGCGATCTCCCGCGAGCGCGCGGCCGTGCGCATCGCCGTCACGATGACGCCGACCGTGATGCCCCGGCCCCTGGCGCCCGCGCGGAACCCGTCGAGCACCGCGCGGACGACCTCGTCCAGCGACAGCCCCATCTCGGTGTGCAGCTCGGGCGCGAAGCGGACCTCGGCGTACACAACCCCGTCGTCGGCCAGGTCCTCGGCGCACTCGGCGGCCGTCCGCTCGAGCGCGTCAGCGGTCTGCATCACGGCGACCGTGTGGGTGAACCCCTCGAGGTAGGCGACGAGGCTGCCGCGGTCGGCGCCGCGCGTGAACCAGGCGGCGAGTTCGTCCGCCTGTTTGGTCGGCAGATCGGTGTAGCCGATCTCGTCGGCCAGCTCGATGACGGTCGACGGCCGCAGACCGCCGTCGAGGTGGTCGTGCAGCAGCACCTTCGGTGCGCTGCGGATCGTGTCGAGGTCGACGCCCATGCGGCTCCCGATGTCTGGCTCGTGGTGCGCGCATTATGCCGTCCGTCGGCGCCCGGACACCGCGTCGGACGGAGGTGTCCGGCGACGGCGTCCACCCCGCGGCGCGTCAGCCGGGCAGGAGGTCCGTGAGCTCGTCGGCGACGTCGGTGCCGTAGGCGTCCGCGAGGCGCTGACGGGCGTGGTCGACGTCGACGGTGTACTCCTGCGGCCCCACGCTCTCGAGCGCCAGGACGCCCAGCAGGGACCCGATCTGTGCGCACCGCTCCAGGCTCAGGCCCCACGCCAGGCCCGAGAGGAATCCCGCCCGGTAGCCGTCGCCCGCGCCGGTCGGTTCGAGCTCGACATCCTCGCGGACCGTCACGGCCCCCACCTCGATGCGGTCGCTGCCGACCCGCTCGATGTGGCTGCCCTTTGGGCCGTGCGTCGTGACGCAGACGCCCACACGGTCGAGCAGCTCGCCGTAGGTCCACCCGGTCTTGCGCTCGATCAGAGAACGTTCGTAGTCATTCGCGATCAGGTACGCAGCACCGTCGATCAGCCGGGCCAGGCTCGCACCGTCGAGCCGGGCGATCTGCTGGCTGGGGTCGGCCAGGACGTCGATGCCCAGCTCGAGGGCCTCATGTGTGTGGTTGTCCATCGCGACGGGATCGTTGGGTGACACGACGACCAGATCGAGACCACCGACGCGTTCGACGATCGGTGCCAGCCGGATCTCTCTGGCTTCCTCCATCGCGCCGGGGTAGAAGGACGCGATCTGGCTCTCGGCCCGGTCGTTGGTGCACAGGAACCGGCCGGTGTGCATCGTCTCGGACACCCGCACCGATTCGAGGTCGATGTTGTGGTCCGCCAGCCACTGCTCGTGCTCCGCCGGGAAGTCGTGGCCGACGGACCCGACCAGGATCGGTCGGTGGCCGAGCAGCCCCATGCCGAACGCGATGTTTGCCGCGACCCCGCCGATGCGCACCTCCAGCGAGTCGACCAGGAAGCTGAGTGACAACCGTTCCAGCTGATCATCCACCAGCTGCTCGCTGAAGCGGCCGGGGAACGTCATGAGGTAGTCGTTTGCGATGGATCCTGTGCACGCGATGCGCATGGGTCACCACTTGTCGACGCGTCGGCGGCCCCGCGGTCCGGCGGTGCCCATTACGTGTGCCTACCGCTCGCGGTCCGGGGCACGTGGTCAGCCTGTCCGCGAGGTGAACGCGACACACCTGCCGCACCCGGCGGCACGCGGTACGGGCTCACGCGTCCGTGGCGGCGAGCAGGCCCGGCAGCTCACGGATGTCACCAAGGCGGGTGTAGGCAGATCCGTCGTGCTCGTGCTCGGCGACCTGCTCGTGCTGCCACGTGAGGTGGTACGGGATGTGCACCGCGTGGCCACCGACATCGAGCACCGGCAGGACGTCGGACCGCAGTGAGTTGCCGACCATCACGAACGACGCCGGGTCGATGCCCGCGCGATCGAGGACCCGGCGGTAGGTCAGCGGATCCTTCTCGGCGACGATCTCGATCACGTCGAAGTGCTCGGCCAGACCCGATCGCGCGACCTTGGACTCCTGG
This genomic window from Euzebyales bacterium contains:
- a CDS encoding homocysteine S-methyltransferase family protein: MADDVAVHGGTAVGHRRTDAPADRRMDAAAHVARLIADGTCVLLDGATATELPRVGATEILGGDDALWGTRALVDQPATVRDVHRRYVAAGCDVITTDTWGLPSALRDNGPDLWSSSRPVHWMDIARRGVRVARDAIAAEDAAGRCAVAFSLNADLDGPNAADTVQLLSRAFADAPPDLLLFETLSLVRPSLFATVEAMVGTGLVVWLSFRRCREGMCGVFGQHWGGPEGDTFGRAARRFAEMGVSALLVNCIPPDHVDGMVSYLRDFTDMPLGVYPNLGYLTDDGWYFDPGIDGAAYAELALRWREEGAQIIGGCCGVGPEHIAATRERLEGTTAGSVVRPSPFARDPDAVPEPVEWTDRRGRRLYPLQFPDLIVDEGVFAPTEGSLLVWRHLFDHGVGEGRRCLDVGCGAGLQGIQLALNGAAHVHAIDLDPRAVDNTLTNAFRNGVADRMTAATIDLYPWVPEVRYDVIVASLYQTPVDPFGQLTSHRPFDYWGRNAVDHMLGRLPDALAADGVAYVLHLSILSQRRTMELLADLGLACEVADYEFFPITEHFAQAMPQINKVVAQSDAHLLDIGGSRSIIAYLLAVRHA
- a CDS encoding carbohydrate kinase family protein yields the protein MTFPGRFSEQLVDDQLERLSLSFLVDSLEVRIGGVAANIAFGMGLLGHRPILVGSVGHDFPAEHEQWLADHNIDLESVRVSETMHTGRFLCTNDRAESQIASFYPGAMEEAREIRLAPIVERVGGLDLVVVSPNDPVAMDNHTHEALELGIDVLADPSQQIARLDGASLARLIDGAAYLIANDYERSLIERKTGWTYGELLDRVGVCVTTHGPKGSHIERVGSDRIEVGAVTVREDVELEPTGAGDGYRAGFLSGLAWGLSLERCAQIGSLLGVLALESVGPQEYTVDVDHARQRLADAYGTDVADELTDLLPG
- the metK gene encoding methionine adenosyltransferase; amino-acid sequence: MSDLKLFTSESVTEGHPDKVADQVSDAVLDAVLAADPDPANARVACETLVSTGFVVVTGEISTNSYVDIASVARRTIIDIGYDSPHAGFDGNTCGVFVAIDEQSSDIAGGVDNAYEARDGDADDELDELGAGDQGMMFGYACRETDALMPMPIHLAHRLAERLADVRRDGTLGYLRADGKTQVTIEYDQGRPVRVARVLISTQHAPEVDDNDELTADLVKHVITPVIPDHTPWEPNDVIVNPSGKFVLGGPSADAGLTGRKIIVDTYGGMARHGGGAFSGKDATKVDRSAAYAARWVAKNVVAAGLAERAELQVAYAIGMAQPVSVGLTTFGTETADPDVILAAVHEVFDLRPAAIIRDLGLRRPIFAPTAAYGHFGRSAADFPWEATNRADALRRLVS
- a CDS encoding adenosine deaminase, with the translated sequence MGVDLDTIRSAPKVLLHDHLDGGLRPSTVIELADEIGYTDLPTKQADELAAWFTRGADRGSLVAYLEGFTHTVAVMQTADALERTAAECAEDLADDGVVYAEVRFAPELHTEMGLSLDEVVRAVLDGFRAGARGRGITVGVIVTAMRTAARSREIAELVPRWRDDGVVGFDIAGAEAGYPPTRHLDAFHLIQRENSHITIHAGESFGLRSIWEAVQFCGAERLGHGVRIVDDIDTTTDPPTLGKLAAFVRDRRIPLEMCPTSNVHTRAAPSLAEHPIDLLRRLRFRVTVNTDNRLMSGVTLSSELAAVSQTFDLGINELRWLTVNAMKSAFWPFADRLALINDVIKPGFAELGAD
- the ahcY gene encoding adenosylhomocysteinase; amino-acid sequence: MHHRPQLAASDHRVADLGLAALGRREIALAEDEMPGLMALREQYAAQQPLAGARITGSLHMTVQTAVLIETLAALGAEIRWASCNIFSTQDSAAAAVVVGPDGTPDEPRGVPVFAWKGETLEEYWWCIDRTFDWPDHAGPTLLLDDGGDATLLVHKGVEYEKAGAVPPASAAESAEEAVILEQLRAGLQEDAQRWTTIASDIVGVSEETTTGVHRLYQRRNAGTLLFPAINVNDSVTKSKFDNLYGCRHSLIDGLNRATDVMLSGKVAVVCGYGDVGKGCAQALRGQGARVVITEIDPINALQAAMEGYQVARVEDVVETADIFITATGNRDIITVDHMAAMKHGAILGNIGHFDNEIQIAELAKLDGITKVSVKPTVDQWVFPDGHAIIVLAEGRLLNLACATGHPSFVMSASFSNQVMAQIELHTRQEEYDLDVYVLPKRLDEQVARLHLDKLGARLTELTKEQAVYLDRDVEGPYKSDQYRY